One genomic window of Campylobacter curvus includes the following:
- a CDS encoding TOBE domain-containing protein — protein MIKAQILQILERDGVGCYKFQISDTDAVIYMLALGDHSRLREGLNVRLNFKSSDVIIATSKLQNCSIRNELPCKILKISKGEILSVIHLKFAQFEFESIISSLSCNELNLNEGDSVFAYIKSTCVHISGIDD, from the coding sequence ATGATAAAAGCGCAAATTTTACAAATACTTGAGCGTGATGGCGTCGGTTGCTATAAATTTCAAATTTCAGATACTGACGCCGTCATCTATATGTTGGCCCTTGGCGATCACAGTCGTTTGCGCGAGGGCCTTAACGTCAGGCTAAATTTCAAAAGCTCCGATGTGATAATCGCTACTTCAAAGCTTCAAAACTGCTCGATAAGAAACGAACTTCCATGCAAAATACTTAAAATTTCAAAGGGCGAAATTTTAAGTGTTATTCATCTGAAATTCGCTCAGTTCGAGTTTGAGAGCATAATCTCCAGCCTTTCTTGCAATGAGCTGAATTTAAACGAGGGCGACAGCGTCTTTGCCTATATCAAATCGACCTGCGTCCACATAAGCGGCATCGATGATTGA
- the modB gene encoding molybdate ABC transporter permease subunit: MFDIDFSPFYLSLKLSLVSSAILFFVVLALAYAMSRRDFWGKPVIEAVISLPLVLPPSVLGFYLLIFLSPYSPIGKFFESVFDIRLVFNFTGLVVASCIYSLPFMFQPVYAGLNSLSKSLFEASYSLGKGKFETLFRVILPNIKPSLLTAIVVSFAHTMGEFGVVLMIGGSVAGETKVASIAIFEAVEMLDYTKAHVYAALMLAISFGVLFLVYFFNTKSK; the protein is encoded by the coding sequence ATGTTTGATATAGATTTCTCGCCGTTTTATCTATCTTTAAAGCTCTCTTTGGTTTCAAGCGCCATACTCTTTTTCGTAGTGCTTGCTTTGGCTTATGCGATGTCGCGCAGGGATTTTTGGGGCAAGCCCGTCATCGAGGCCGTAATCTCTTTGCCACTCGTGCTGCCACCTAGCGTTTTAGGCTTTTATCTGCTCATATTTCTTTCGCCTTATTCGCCGATCGGTAAATTTTTCGAGAGCGTGTTTGACATCAGGCTCGTTTTTAACTTCACGGGACTGGTCGTAGCAAGCTGCATATATTCGCTTCCTTTTATGTTTCAGCCTGTCTATGCGGGGCTAAATAGCCTCAGTAAGAGCTTGTTTGAGGCTAGTTATTCGCTTGGCAAGGGTAAATTCGAGACGCTTTTTCGCGTGATCTTGCCAAATATCAAGCCAAGCTTGCTGACGGCGATCGTCGTTAGTTTTGCGCATACGATGGGGGAATTTGGCGTCGTGTTGATGATAGGCGGAAGTGTCGCCGGCGAGACGAAGGTCGCTAGTATCGCGATATTCGAGGCGGTCGAGATGCTTGATTATACAAAGGCGCACGTATATGCCGCCTTGATGCTTGCTATCAGCTTTGGCGTGCTGTTTTTGGTATATTTTTTTAATACCAAGAGCAAGTGA
- a CDS encoding cation:proton antiporter: protein MQTNVASELSILVTLAFIIFASPYISRILRVQVAPVEIMLGALAGYIGVIGENEIFGLISEVGFFFLMFLAGMEIDLRMLINIDRKILRLGCIYLALIYLLAAVLTFSLDLSTLYIIIIPIMAVGMIFTLFKEYGKQQEWLNLSMLIATIGELISIMLLTFAAAYLQFGAGVKLWLTITYLVAFLALSVLGFKLLNVIFWWYPSLKVVLMPHYDKDEKDIRLSIAVFFAMVALMIYLNLEVAFGAFIAGMFIATFFDHKKDLPHKLASFGFGFLVPTFFVHIGSTFKLANLSSPDVLEQAAFIFAAMLGCRLVASVVFLNLLKFKGIVLYALSQSMPLTLLIAVATIAHKTGEISENSYTSFILASLMQAIISTIAIKILMSLKSQTKG, encoded by the coding sequence TTGCAAACCAACGTCGCAAGCGAGCTTAGCATACTTGTCACCTTAGCTTTCATCATTTTCGCATCGCCTTATATCTCCAGGATATTGCGCGTGCAAGTAGCTCCGGTCGAGATAATGCTAGGCGCGCTCGCAGGCTACATCGGCGTCATAGGCGAAAACGAAATTTTCGGGCTCATTAGCGAGGTAGGCTTTTTCTTTTTGATGTTTTTAGCGGGCATGGAGATAGATCTAAGGATGCTGATAAACATCGACCGCAAAATTTTAAGGCTAGGCTGCATCTATCTGGCGCTCATCTACCTGCTAGCAGCTGTGCTGACCTTTAGTTTAGATCTTAGTACGCTTTATATCATCATCATACCGATAATGGCTGTAGGCATGATATTTACGCTGTTTAAAGAGTATGGCAAGCAGCAAGAGTGGCTAAATTTAAGCATGCTGATCGCCACTATCGGCGAGCTCATAAGTATCATGCTTTTGACGTTTGCGGCGGCTTATTTGCAGTTTGGCGCTGGCGTGAAGCTGTGGCTTACTATCACCTATCTAGTCGCGTTTTTAGCACTTAGTGTGCTTGGCTTTAAGCTTTTAAACGTCATATTTTGGTGGTATCCAAGCCTTAAGGTCGTGCTGATGCCTCACTATGACAAGGACGAAAAGGATATCCGCCTTAGTATCGCCGTATTTTTCGCCATGGTCGCACTCATGATATATCTAAATTTAGAGGTGGCGTTTGGTGCGTTTATCGCAGGTATGTTCATCGCGACGTTTTTTGATCACAAAAAAGACCTGCCGCACAAGCTAGCCAGCTTTGGCTTTGGCTTTTTGGTGCCGACCTTTTTTGTGCATATCGGCTCGACCTTCAAGCTTGCAAATTTATCCTCGCCTGACGTGCTCGAGCAAGCGGCGTTCATATTTGCCGCGATGCTTGGCTGCAGGCTCGTTGCGAGCGTGGTATTTTTAAATTTGCTTAAATTTAAAGGTATCGTGCTTTACGCACTTTCTCAGTCGATGCCGCTGACACTTCTCATCGCCGTTGCTACGATAGCACACAAAACGGGCGAGATAAGCGAAAATTCTTACACCTCTTTCATCCTAGCAAGCCTTATGCAAGCTATAATATCAACGATAGCAATCAAAATTTTAATGAGCCTTAAAAGCCAAACGAAAGGATAA
- the modA gene encoding molybdate ABC transporter substrate-binding protein produces the protein MKKFLSSIVASITLAISAFAGDITVYAAANTTYAFPELISEFAKVSPQTKVNVTLGASGGLTTQIQNGAPADIFMAADMGFTQKVYDSGFAATKPVIYAQGALAMFSIRNIDFKKGLNVVVGLKSISIANPETAPYGKASIEALKNAKLFDKVEKHIVYAQKISETLSQALSAADVGFIAASALFDEKMSKYKEGVNYAFVDPKLYTPIDQGIVITKRAENNAEAKAFYDFVLGDKGREIFKKFGYNVPAK, from the coding sequence ATGAAAAAATTTCTTTCTTCGATAGTTGCGAGCATTACGCTTGCTATCAGCGCATTTGCGGGGGATATAACAGTCTATGCGGCGGCAAATACGACATACGCTTTCCCTGAGCTCATCAGCGAATTTGCCAAGGTCAGCCCGCAAACAAAGGTAAATGTGACACTTGGCGCGAGCGGCGGCCTCACTACGCAGATACAAAACGGCGCGCCTGCCGATATCTTCATGGCTGCTGACATGGGCTTTACTCAAAAGGTATATGACAGCGGATTTGCAGCAACCAAGCCGGTAATTTATGCACAAGGCGCGCTTGCGATGTTTTCTATCAGAAATATCGACTTCAAAAAAGGACTAAACGTAGTCGTGGGGCTAAAATCCATCTCGATAGCAAATCCTGAGACCGCACCTTACGGCAAGGCAAGTATCGAAGCGCTCAAAAACGCGAAATTGTTCGATAAAGTCGAAAAACATATCGTCTATGCGCAAAAAATTTCAGAGACCCTCTCTCAGGCTCTAAGTGCTGCTGATGTCGGATTTATCGCGGCTAGCGCGCTGTTTGACGAGAAAATGTCAAAATACAAAGAGGGCGTGAACTACGCATTTGTAGATCCAAAGCTCTACACTCCGATCGATCAAGGTATCGTGATAACTAAACGCGCCGAAAATAACGCGGAAGCAAAGGCATTTTACGACTTCGTTTTGGGCGATAAAGGTAGGGAAATTTTCAAAAAATTTGGCTACAACGTCCCGGCTAAATGA
- a CDS encoding redoxin domain-containing protein encodes MIKIPTSIHLKGLKGEDFDFSAFARTHDCVVFLYPKMGESGKFLSEQLKNTEGMTGCTVQAGEYKRLMSEFNELGFMVVAIGTQDLAEQIKFKEDTGAQFMFLNDADFALERALELPVFSSGDGKKFYFRQTLIIKGGKIVRADLVLKPQDDAKNTLELIKNRAF; translated from the coding sequence ATGATCAAAATTCCTACGAGCATACATTTAAAGGGTCTAAAGGGCGAGGATTTCGACTTTTCGGCGTTTGCCAGGACGCATGATTGCGTCGTATTTTTGTATCCTAAGATGGGCGAGAGCGGCAAATTTTTAAGCGAACAGCTCAAAAACACCGAGGGCATGACCGGCTGCACCGTGCAAGCGGGCGAATACAAAAGACTGATGAGCGAATTTAACGAGCTTGGCTTTATGGTCGTGGCTATCGGGACGCAAGATCTTGCGGAGCAGATAAAATTCAAAGAGGACACCGGCGCGCAATTCATGTTCTTAAACGACGCTGATTTCGCCCTTGAGCGTGCGCTGGAGCTTCCCGTGTTTTCAAGCGGGGACGGCAAGAAATTTTATTTTCGCCAGACTCTCATCATAAAAGGCGGCAAGATCGTGCGCGCAGATCTGGTGCTAAAGCCGCAAGACGATGCTAAAAATACACTCGAGCTCATAAAAAACAGGGCGTTTTAG
- a CDS encoding Na+/H+ antiporter, protein MTEKFLLFLGLLALIVALMMLANRLKIAYPILLVLGGLAISFVPNLPHVRIDPQLIFIVFLPPLLYEAAWAVSFKEFWKWRRMIGGFAFVVVFITAAAVALVANWLIPGFSLALGFLLGAIVSPPDAVSAAVILKFVKVPKRVSAILEGESLLNDASSLIIFRFAAVAVTTGQFVWYEAVGSFIWMIAGGVGAGLAVAFIVCRLHKILPFDANMDTILTLMTPYAMYILAEEIHSSGVLAVVTGGLYLSTKRNEMFDATTRTHAVPVWRNFIFILNGLVFALIGLDLPQILEGLQREGVSLITATGYGLLVTAVLIVVRIFASYGAAIVTLIMKNFIEVADDKYPGNGAPLVIGWAGMRGVVSLASALSIPIMAGTQAFPHRDLILFITFVAILMTLVVQGLTLSLLIKKAKMPEFDDHMPATQAETLIRKTLAQASLNFMQSHFKNDESFLLQLRKKAWSFQVSADSCGITADAKERYFAILSEQRRVLA, encoded by the coding sequence ATGACCGAAAAATTCTTGCTATTTCTTGGACTGCTCGCGCTGATCGTAGCTCTAATGATGCTCGCAAACCGCCTAAAGATCGCCTATCCGATACTTTTAGTCCTTGGCGGGCTGGCGATTAGCTTCGTGCCAAATTTACCACACGTCCGCATCGATCCTCAGCTCATTTTCATCGTATTTTTGCCTCCATTGCTTTACGAAGCCGCGTGGGCGGTATCGTTTAAGGAGTTTTGGAAGTGGAGGCGCATGATCGGCGGCTTTGCTTTCGTCGTGGTTTTCATCACCGCTGCTGCCGTTGCACTCGTCGCAAACTGGCTGATACCGGGCTTTTCGCTCGCACTTGGCTTTTTGCTGGGTGCCATCGTCTCGCCGCCTGATGCTGTGAGCGCGGCTGTGATATTGAAATTCGTCAAAGTGCCAAAGCGCGTCTCGGCGATACTGGAGGGCGAGAGTCTGCTAAATGACGCCTCCTCACTCATCATCTTTCGCTTTGCGGCGGTCGCGGTCACGACGGGGCAGTTTGTCTGGTACGAGGCGGTGGGCAGTTTTATCTGGATGATCGCAGGAGGCGTGGGAGCGGGGCTTGCAGTGGCATTTATCGTTTGCAGGCTGCATAAAATTTTGCCTTTTGATGCAAATATGGATACGATCCTAACGCTCATGACGCCTTATGCGATGTATATTTTGGCCGAGGAGATCCACTCCTCGGGCGTGCTCGCGGTGGTCACCGGAGGGCTATATCTCTCGACGAAGCGAAACGAGATGTTTGACGCTACCACGCGCACTCACGCCGTGCCCGTGTGGCGAAATTTCATCTTCATCTTAAACGGTCTTGTGTTTGCGCTCATAGGGCTTGACTTGCCGCAAATTTTAGAAGGGCTGCAAAGAGAGGGCGTCTCGCTCATCACCGCGACCGGCTACGGACTGCTCGTGACGGCGGTGCTCATCGTCGTGCGTATCTTCGCCTCTTACGGCGCAGCGATAGTTACCTTGATAATGAAAAATTTCATCGAGGTCGCCGACGATAAATACCCCGGCAACGGCGCACCGCTCGTGATCGGCTGGGCTGGCATGCGCGGTGTCGTGTCTCTGGCGTCTGCTTTGTCGATACCGATAATGGCTGGTACGCAGGCGTTTCCGCACCGCGATCTCATACTTTTCATCACCTTTGTGGCGATCTTGATGACGCTTGTGGTGCAGGGACTCACGCTTTCACTACTCATTAAAAAAGCGAAAATGCCTGAATTTGACGATCATATGCCCGCCACGCAGGCGGAGACGCTAATACGAAAGACACTAGCGCAAGCGTCGCTAAATTTTATGCAAAGCCACTTTAAAAATGACGAGAGCTTTTTACTTCAACTGCGAAAAAAGGCGTGGAGCTTTCAGGTTTCAGCCGATAGCTGCGGTATCACTGCGGACGCGAAAGAGAGGTATTTTGCTATCCTAAGCGAGCAACGCCGCGTGCTAGCGTAG
- a CDS encoding 3'(2'),5'-bisphosphate nucleotidase CysQ family protein, with protein MKSIDDLLALAKVAALAAGEQIKRHYENFTLTLKADRSPLTSADLAANEAIIKILSQSGLPVCSEEKILEPKSCENLERFWLVDPLDGTKEFIAKNGEFCVCIALIENQRPTLGVIFIPHTNELFYASAGGAFKEILDARGQILTKTNLRQSRQNGKNFILLSHRSKSLKAKAIAAKLSLNHAKIGSAIKFCRLAEGSGGVYARFSPSCLWDNAAGDAIVCFSGGAVVDTNTHLPPRYDIKTLASPHFIALSRENLVLLEPILDLCEDKI; from the coding sequence TTGAAAAGCATAGATGATCTACTAGCCCTTGCCAAGGTCGCCGCACTGGCTGCCGGCGAGCAGATAAAAAGGCATTATGAGAATTTCACGCTCACGCTAAAGGCCGACCGCTCACCGCTCACTAGCGCCGATCTGGCCGCAAACGAGGCTATCATCAAAATTTTAAGCCAAAGCGGCCTGCCCGTTTGCTCGGAGGAGAAAATTTTAGAGCCTAAAAGCTGCGAAAATTTAGAGCGGTTCTGGCTAGTAGACCCGCTTGACGGCACGAAAGAATTCATCGCCAAAAACGGAGAATTTTGCGTTTGTATCGCCTTGATAGAAAACCAACGCCCTACCCTTGGCGTGATATTCATCCCCCACACGAACGAGCTTTTTTACGCGAGCGCGGGCGGAGCTTTTAAGGAAATTTTGGACGCAAGAGGTCAAATTTTAACCAAAACAAATCTACGCCAAAGCAGGCAAAACGGCAAAAATTTCATCCTTCTAAGTCATAGGAGCAAAAGCCTAAAAGCAAAAGCTATCGCTGCAAAACTCAGTCTAAATCATGCTAAAATAGGCTCTGCGATAAAATTTTGCCGCCTGGCGGAGGGAAGCGGCGGCGTTTATGCGAGATTTAGCCCCAGCTGCCTTTGGGACAATGCCGCAGGCGACGCGATAGTCTGCTTTAGCGGCGGGGCGGTCGTGGACACTAACACGCATCTACCGCCAAGATACGACATAAAAACGCTCGCCAGTCCTCATTTCATAGCCCTAAGCCGCGAAAATTTAGTGCTTTTAGAGCCTATCTTAGACCTTTGCGAGGATAAAATTTAG
- a CDS encoding citrate synthase — MRETATLTDNRTGKSYEFPILKGTMGPDVIDISTFFSDTGMFTFDRGYTSTAMCRSSITYIDGLKGELMYRGYDIAYLAENKTFLDVAYLLLNRELPNKAQYDAFKLELKKRSFIHEGMLKIFDAFPDKAHPMAILQAAVSALSAFYFDHLNMDKPEEYHEMAMRIIAKIPTIAAFYYRFSRGLPIIYPNLDRGFTENFLYMMRSYPYEHVDLKPIEVKALDTVFMLHADHEQNASTTTVRTVGSTHAHPYACISAGIGALWGWAHGGANEGVIRQLEEIGSVANVDKYIARAKDKNDPFRLLGFGHRVYKNFDPRAKVLKKMRDQLVSEIGINSELIAIANRIEEIALNDEYFVSRNLYPNVDFHSGLILKALGIPNDMFAVIFVIGRTPGWISQWIELKEQGSIKIVRPRQLYVGETNRTPKQ, encoded by the coding sequence ATGCGCGAAACCGCGACACTCACGGACAACAGAACGGGTAAAAGCTACGAATTCCCGATATTAAAAGGCACGATGGGACCCGATGTGATCGACATCTCGACGTTTTTTAGCGACACAGGGATGTTCACCTTTGACCGCGGCTACACCTCGACTGCGATGTGCCGCTCGTCTATCACCTACATCGACGGGCTAAAAGGCGAACTGATGTATCGGGGCTACGACATCGCCTATCTCGCCGAGAATAAGACCTTTTTGGACGTGGCGTATCTGCTTTTAAACCGCGAGCTGCCAAACAAAGCCCAATACGACGCCTTTAAGCTCGAACTCAAAAAGCGCAGTTTCATCCACGAGGGTATGCTTAAAATTTTTGACGCATTCCCTGACAAAGCCCACCCTATGGCGATCTTGCAAGCGGCAGTCTCGGCGCTCTCGGCGTTTTATTTCGATCATCTCAATATGGACAAGCCAGAAGAATACCACGAGATGGCGATGCGAATCATCGCAAAGATCCCGACTATCGCGGCGTTTTACTACCGCTTTTCACGCGGACTACCGATCATCTATCCAAATTTAGACCGTGGCTTTACCGAAAATTTTCTCTACATGATGCGCAGCTACCCTTACGAGCATGTCGATCTTAAGCCTATCGAAGTCAAGGCGCTTGACACCGTCTTCATGCTGCACGCCGATCACGAGCAAAACGCCTCCACCACGACCGTGCGCACCGTGGGCTCGACACACGCACACCCGTATGCGTGCATCTCTGCTGGCATCGGCGCGCTGTGGGGCTGGGCGCATGGCGGAGCGAACGAGGGCGTCATCCGCCAGCTAGAAGAGATCGGCTCGGTCGCAAACGTCGATAAATACATCGCTCGCGCCAAGGACAAGAACGATCCGTTTAGGCTGCTTGGCTTTGGACACCGCGTGTATAAAAATTTCGACCCGCGCGCGAAGGTGCTAAAAAAGATGCGCGACCAGCTAGTTAGCGAGATCGGTATCAACTCCGAACTCATCGCGATTGCCAATCGCATCGAGGAGATCGCGCTAAATGACGAGTATTTCGTCAGTCGCAACCTCTATCCGAACGTCGATTTTCACTCGGGACTCATCTTAAAAGCCCTTGGCATACCAAACGATATGTTCGCCGTGATCTTCGTCATCGGCCGCACGCCGGGCTGGATCAGCCAGTGGATCGAGCTAAAAGAGCAAGGCAGCATCAAGATCGTGCGCCCTCGCCAGCTGTATGTTGGGGAAACCAACCGCACACCAAAACAATAG
- a CDS encoding sulfate/molybdate ABC transporter ATP-binding protein — protein sequence MIEISCKKELSGASGRFVLDANLQINRGEFVALYGKSGGGKTTILRLLAGFETPDSGRIKVGERVFFDENVNLPAQKRNIGFLFQDYALFENMNLLENLLFANKDKQLADKLLAMCELGSLKDARISKLSGGQKQRVALARALMRRPEILLLDEPLSALDNDMRGKLQDYLQALHAEFKMSVVLVSHDVGEIYKLCSKVFVLDGGKVSTAASPAEVFLKQSGSQKFAFNGKILEIKRCDAIFVALVLVGQQLCEIVLSCDEAAGLKAGDIVTVSAKAFNVNLQKIEGENAR from the coding sequence ATGATTGAAATTTCGTGCAAAAAAGAGCTCAGCGGCGCTAGCGGGAGATTCGTCCTTGATGCGAATTTACAGATAAATCGCGGTGAATTCGTCGCGCTTTACGGCAAGAGCGGCGGCGGCAAAACGACTATCTTACGCTTGCTGGCCGGCTTTGAGACGCCAGATAGCGGACGTATCAAGGTCGGCGAACGAGTCTTTTTCGACGAAAACGTAAATTTACCGGCACAAAAGCGAAATATCGGGTTTTTGTTTCAGGATTACGCCCTGTTTGAAAATATGAACTTGCTTGAAAATTTACTCTTTGCAAACAAAGACAAGCAGCTTGCGGATAAGCTTTTAGCCATGTGCGAGTTAGGCAGCTTAAAAGATGCACGTATCTCAAAGCTCTCCGGCGGTCAAAAACAGCGTGTGGCGCTCGCTCGTGCGCTGATGAGACGACCTGAAATTTTACTGCTTGACGAGCCGCTAAGTGCACTTGATAACGATATGAGAGGCAAGCTACAAGATTATTTGCAAGCGCTTCACGCCGAATTCAAGATGAGCGTAGTGCTCGTTAGTCACGATGTGGGCGAGATCTATAAGCTTTGCTCGAAAGTTTTCGTGCTTGATGGCGGTAAGGTAAGCACCGCGGCGAGCCCTGCGGAGGTGTTTTTAAAGCAGTCCGGCTCTCAAAAATTTGCATTTAACGGCAAAATTTTAGAGATAAAACGCTGCGACGCGATATTTGTAGCGCTTGTGCTCGTGGGCCAGCAGCTTTGCGAGATAGTGCTAAGCTGCGACGAAGCGGCCGGGCTAAAGGCGGGCGATATCGTCACCGTGAGCGCAAAGGCCTTTAATGTAAATTTGCAAAAGATAGAGGGCGAAAATGCACGCTAG
- a CDS encoding class I SAM-dependent methyltransferase yields MSDIQNDIKRSYDELTYTSSAFPQCSPLRLEACAALLGIEPASSQNARILEIGCSFGGNLIPFALHNPNAKLVGVDLSGEQIKRGREILGEIGIKNLTLVQKDICKFSAADVGVQKFDYIIAHGVYSWVPDFVKEAILRVIKENLSQNGVAFISYNTYPGWKMKDILRDLMYLASKDEQSAQGRLKAAKEALKIYEKYLQDKVQSGKIDKETPVSSLLKWIDNIKAQKDHYILHEYLEHVNDPFYFKDFAGDLDKNGLAYLCESDLSDIFRPDLGASDIDTYKNEKFKDRIESEQLLDFLTNRAFRQSLIVHKDAYAKVADKQIGPSDVNKLHIIINFKKEDGSWLNADDQYMPENIDWLCEVFHKMYPASINLSQILELLPEQKLNVYLAFVKLLSVNDNVALAVKEFKNIEYEPGRSRLKPYVADYLRYFLNHEKPDIAFASELNFNENIKNTDYLIGLEFDGKNSLEQIGLMFAEYVKKNKMRIYDNDKEIKGEKINKYALGLVKETAKLFSALFLFEEI; encoded by the coding sequence ATGAGCGACATACAAAACGACATAAAAAGATCATACGATGAGCTTACTTACACCTCTAGCGCCTTCCCGCAGTGCTCGCCTCTGAGGCTGGAGGCGTGCGCGGCGCTGCTTGGCATCGAGCCCGCATCCAGTCAAAACGCTAGGATCTTAGAGATAGGATGTAGCTTTGGCGGCAACCTCATACCATTTGCCCTGCATAATCCAAACGCAAAGCTAGTCGGCGTCGATCTAAGCGGCGAGCAAATAAAGCGCGGGCGCGAAATTTTAGGCGAGATCGGTATAAAAAATTTAACCCTCGTGCAAAAAGATATCTGCAAATTTAGCGCAGCTGATGTCGGAGTGCAGAAATTTGACTACATCATCGCTCACGGCGTTTATAGCTGGGTACCGGACTTCGTCAAAGAGGCGATCCTGCGCGTCATAAAAGAAAATTTAAGCCAAAACGGCGTGGCTTTCATCTCGTATAACACCTATCCTGGCTGGAAGATGAAGGATATCTTGCGCGATTTGATGTATCTGGCATCCAAAGATGAGCAAAGTGCGCAGGGTAGGCTAAAGGCCGCCAAAGAGGCGCTTAAAATTTACGAGAAATACCTGCAAGATAAGGTGCAGAGCGGTAAAATAGACAAAGAGACACCTGTATCCTCGCTTTTAAAGTGGATCGATAACATAAAAGCTCAAAAGGATCATTATATCCTGCACGAATACCTCGAGCATGTGAATGATCCTTTTTATTTTAAGGATTTTGCTGGCGACCTTGATAAAAACGGACTTGCCTATCTTTGCGAGAGCGATCTGTCGGATATATTTAGGCCTGATCTTGGCGCTAGCGATATCGATACGTATAAAAACGAGAAATTTAAAGACAGGATAGAGTCCGAGCAGCTTTTGGACTTTCTTACAAACAGAGCGTTTAGACAAAGCCTCATCGTACATAAGGACGCCTACGCCAAGGTCGCCGATAAGCAGATCGGACCAAGCGACGTAAATAAGCTTCATATCATAATAAATTTCAAAAAAGAGGATGGCTCTTGGCTAAATGCTGACGATCAATATATGCCAGAAAACATCGACTGGCTGTGCGAAGTCTTTCACAAAATGTATCCTGCTAGTATAAATTTGTCTCAAATTTTAGAGCTTTTGCCCGAGCAGAAGCTAAATGTATATCTGGCGTTTGTAAAACTACTCTCTGTAAACGATAATGTCGCACTGGCCGTGAAGGAATTTAAAAATATCGAGTATGAGCCGGGCAGATCGAGACTAAAGCCTTATGTGGCGGATTATTTGAGGTATTTTTTAAATCACGAAAAGCCCGATATCGCCTTTGCCAGCGAGCTAAATTTTAATGAAAACATCAAAAATACGGACTATCTCATCGGGCTTGAATTTGACGGTAAAAATTCTCTCGAGCAGATAGGTTTGATGTTTGCGGAGTATGTAAAGAAAAATAAGATGAGAATTTATGACAACGACAAGGAGATAAAGGGCGAGAAGATAAACAAATACGCCCTCGGGCTCGTAAAAGAGACCGCAAAGCTGTTTAGTGCGTTGTTTCTTTTTGAGGAGATTTGA
- a CDS encoding TOBE domain-containing protein, which produces MKSDVNLELFLSEDTQVLAKHIQLLKAVKKTKSITKAADFVGISYKNAWDSLDTLNNKSHKPLIVRADGNKKNSGSELSEYGEKMIEIYDAILEAQKDFLQRICEKVDFNDVDIVNLQRMSMNLSARNQLCCEITHINSGAVNTEVIARLSNGSTLSATITVESEKSLALKVGKKVVFIFKAPAVILVKGDEKLNLSTRNQLKGKVIEAKIGVVSAEITMKLSDEQTLTAIITKDSAMDMQIGVGDELTAVVKSSQIIIGV; this is translated from the coding sequence GTGAAATCGGACGTAAATTTAGAGCTGTTTTTGAGCGAAGATACACAAGTTTTAGCAAAGCATATACAGCTTCTTAAAGCGGTAAAAAAGACAAAAAGCATAACCAAGGCGGCCGATTTTGTCGGCATCTCGTATAAAAATGCTTGGGACAGTCTCGATACTCTCAACAATAAAAGTCACAAGCCTCTCATAGTTCGTGCGGACGGAAACAAGAAAAATAGCGGCTCGGAGCTAAGCGAATACGGCGAAAAGATGATCGAAATTTACGATGCGATACTTGAAGCGCAGAAAGATTTTTTACAAAGGATCTGCGAGAAGGTCGATTTTAACGATGTCGATATCGTGAATTTACAGCGCATGAGCATGAATTTAAGCGCTCGCAACCAGCTATGCTGCGAGATAACGCATATAAACTCAGGTGCGGTGAATACCGAAGTCATCGCTCGCCTTAGCAACGGCAGCACTCTAAGCGCGACTATCACGGTCGAAAGCGAGAAAAGTTTAGCCCTAAAGGTCGGCAAAAAGGTCGTTTTTATATTCAAAGCCCCGGCTGTCATCCTGGTAAAAGGCGACGAGAAGCTTAATCTCAGCACGCGAAATCAGCTAAAAGGCAAGGTCATAGAGGCCAAAATAGGGGTGGTTAGCGCCGAGATAACGATGAAACTAAGCGACGAGCAGACCCTGACCGCTATAATCACAAAAGATAGCGCTATGGATATGCAAATAGGCGTCGGCGACGAGCTGACAGCGGTAGTAAAATCATCACAAATCATAATAGGAGTATAA